A region of Sulfurimonas sp. DNA encodes the following proteins:
- a CDS encoding YihY family inner membrane protein, whose product MSDNRAKLNYIYRHAKFFLSTFIDKELTLFAASLSYYTIFTIIPLLLIMLTLLTSLPSFAEHYESIKTFIFSNLMPVNSQAVMGHIDGFLENSAKMGVIGLVMILVASLLFFKNFEFIANKIFHAKQRTLWESITTYWTMLTLTPIALGASFFITAKLAVVIESNEITSGINILPLVPYVIIWALFFLIFQIAANTKINPRASLISSFIIAIVFSFSKNAFIEYVFYNKSYTTMYGSFAIMMFLFLWIYVSWIIFIYGLKLCYMINKIYNSKA is encoded by the coding sequence ATGAGTGATAATAGAGCTAAACTAAATTATATTTACAGACATGCAAAGTTTTTTCTTAGCACATTTATAGATAAAGAACTAACTCTTTTTGCTGCTAGTCTTAGTTACTATACTATTTTTACTATTATTCCATTACTTCTTATAATGCTTACTCTTTTAACTTCTCTTCCTAGTTTTGCAGAACATTATGAGAGTATAAAAACATTTATATTTTCAAACCTTATGCCTGTAAATTCACAAGCGGTTATGGGACATATTGATGGGTTCTTAGAAAACTCTGCAAAGATGGGCGTTATAGGTCTTGTTATGATTTTAGTTGCTTCTCTTTTATTTTTCAAAAACTTTGAATTTATTGCAAACAAGATTTTTCATGCAAAACAAAGAACACTTTGGGAGTCAATTACAACCTACTGGACTATGTTGACTCTAACACCTATTGCGCTAGGAGCTTCTTTTTTTATAACCGCAAAATTAGCCGTAGTGATAGAATCAAACGAAATAACTTCTGGCATAAATATTTTGCCTCTTGTTCCTTATGTTATTATTTGGGCATTATTTTTTCTTATTTTTCAAATTGCGGCAAATACTAAGATAAATCCAAGAGCATCTCTTATAAGTTCTTTTATAATTGCGATTGTATTTAGTTTTTCTAAAAATGCTTTTATAGAGTATGTTTTTTATAACAAGTCTTATACAACAATGTACGGCTCGTTTGCTATTATGATGTTTTTATTTTTATGGATTTATGTTTCTTGGATTATTTTTATTTATGGCTTGAAGTTATGTTACATGATTAACAAAATTTATAACTCAAAAGCATAA
- a CDS encoding HD domain-containing phosphohydrolase yields the protein MGESKILIVDDVAENIQVAMNILKEESYEFSFAKNGEDALNILKVNSFDLVLLDIMMPGIDGYEVCRRMKQNPLIMDIPVIFLTAKVDIDSMTKGFETGGLDYITKPFHANELIYRVKTHINLYRASKLLVQNNISLQTKIETQNNRISSELEENQKDMIFMLSELIESISDETGKHIKRVAEYSRLLAYYHPSLSEDDVDIIYYASPMHDIGKIAIPSKILQKEGPLTEEEFTIMKQHPSIAHEYFKKSKRKIMRAADIIAYEHHEQFNGKGYPRGIKGEDIHIYGRIVALADVFDALTHKRIYKEAWSVNDAVKYISEHSGTQFDPFLVEIFEAHVNEFISFSKL from the coding sequence ATGGGTGAAAGTAAGATATTAATTGTTGATGATGTAGCTGAAAATATACAAGTTGCGATGAATATTTTAAAAGAGGAGAGTTATGAATTTTCCTTTGCAAAAAATGGTGAAGATGCACTTAATATATTAAAAGTAAATAGTTTTGATTTAGTACTATTAGATATAATGATGCCTGGAATTGATGGATATGAGGTCTGTCGTCGTATGAAGCAAAATCCACTTATTATGGATATACCTGTAATATTTTTAACAGCAAAAGTTGATATAGATTCTATGACAAAAGGTTTTGAAACTGGTGGTTTAGATTATATAACAAAACCTTTCCATGCAAATGAACTCATTTATAGAGTTAAAACTCACATTAATCTTTATAGAGCAAGTAAGTTATTGGTACAAAATAATATCTCTTTACAAACTAAAATAGAGACTCAAAATAACAGAATATCTAGTGAATTAGAAGAGAACCAAAAAGATATGATCTTTATGTTGAGTGAATTAATAGAATCTATATCTGATGAAACTGGCAAACATATAAAAAGAGTCGCCGAATATTCAAGATTGTTAGCTTATTATCATCCATCATTAAGTGAAGATGATGTAGATATAATTTATTATGCATCTCCTATGCATGATATTGGTAAAATAGCTATTCCTTCAAAGATATTGCAAAAAGAAGGACCATTAACTGAAGAAGAATTTACAATAATGAAACAACATCCATCTATTGCACATGAGTATTTTAAAAAATCTAAAAGAAAAATTATGAGAGCAGCTGATATTATTGCTTATGAACATCATGAACAATTCAATGGTAAAGGCTATCCTAGAGGAATTAAAGGTGAAGATATCCATATATATGGTCGTATAGTAGCACTGGCTGATGTTTTTGATGCGTTAACTCATAAAAGAATCTATAAAGAAGCTTGGAGTGTTAATGATGCAGTTAAGTACATTTCTGAGCATAGTGGCACGCAATTTGACCCTTTCTTGGTTGAAATATTTGAGGCACATGTTAATGAATTTATATCATTTTCAAAACTATAA
- a CDS encoding transporter substrate-binding domain-containing protein, translating into MNLYHFQNYKLVFLTFIFFYTTLFSIENNSFLNEKEKKWIEQNPVVVLGADYSWPPYDFIDKNSKHVGIAADYLSIISKKSGLKFDIKADVWSKILNEAKAGKLDGLACAVSTPGREKFLNFTTPYVQKPLAIIVQENRNNIKNIDDLNGKIVTINKGSYLHEWLKKNYPKIKFLLTTSNYQSLEKVSVSQADAYIGNIAVTTYIMKENHLLNLKIVNNVPNMDSKASIAIDKKNKILFSIMEKTLKNITFKERKKITKKWFDTSQNKTKERIKFTADEKKYMKNHPMIRVGVAPDWPPFNFIDNNGKYAGIANDYLTLITKKTGLKFEFIVDEWNNNLEKIKNKKIDLLDALFKDDKRQKYMKFSKSYLEVLDYFYIRDDLNITTLEDLNGKRVAIPKGYAHADAIRKEFPKIKIITVASFSESVDAVLENRADMLFDTQIALSYKLEQDGIRNIIPFKSYRKHGLMQIHMSSYKGNDILISIMNKGLDSITKEEKNAIYNRWVSTQSSNDIKIASPLVLSEEEQLWIKEHPFVSYSEVNWEPMSIIQNNTMTGIMKEYLNKITASTGIKFRYRKTSSWSEVVDMFKTGEIDIIPGVGESDFVSKLGLTSDIYANFPFVLVTKNSKSFISDISELEGKSIAAPKYWTSYNYLKEQKPNIKVVATKDIFEALDMVKDGKVDAFLGHKAIGMHYVGKYYVSNLHIAGKVNYDFNHKMLLQKNDKILLSIVNKVFQSMSETEHLDIKNKWLQIEVIEAKDYVLLYQIAILLLLGIIGTFYWNRKLSNEIKERKSIEAELELKNKRLNKILKINDKQQEELLKAKESAELANKSKSEFLANMSHEIRTPMNAIMGFSELLSEQISEPRLKTYTKIIQKASNSLLTLINDILDLSKIEAGKLEINKSATDVYSLSDEISSIFSISIQKKNLDFFIDIDKSIPESLLLDEVRVRQILLNIIGNAVKFTEEGFVKFSVKSYNHNDSLSKVDLEFTIEDSGVGIPPEQLDKIFGEFEQTDGQDSRKYGGTGLGLSISKRLCSMMNGDMSVKSILGNGSTFRISFHSIDIASVIKDKERKKKSSQDKKEIIFKKAKILVVDDVEDNRELIKRNFEDTKIEIITANDGLEAIKMYKLTQPDLILMDIRMPNMDGYEASNEIKKLSNIPIIALTASVMQDEYERSKRENFDSFLRKPILKYNLYKELSLFLDHVKEEPITQDIHLELSSKTVANIDNILNIIETDIRVLRDKAKESNNVSDMKELAEKTKELALRYEIDILDLYSSQLFRAIDSFDILKLEELLTDFDAVAKKLSA; encoded by the coding sequence ATGAATTTATATCATTTTCAAAACTATAAGTTAGTTTTTCTAACATTTATTTTTTTCTATACTACGCTATTTTCTATTGAAAACAATAGTTTTTTAAATGAAAAAGAAAAAAAATGGATTGAGCAAAATCCTGTAGTTGTTCTGGGAGCAGATTATAGTTGGCCTCCTTATGATTTTATAGATAAAAATTCAAAACATGTTGGTATAGCAGCTGATTATCTATCAATTATAAGTAAAAAAAGTGGTTTAAAGTTTGATATAAAAGCCGATGTATGGTCTAAAATTTTGAATGAAGCGAAGGCAGGTAAACTTGATGGTTTAGCTTGTGCAGTATCAACTCCAGGAAGAGAAAAATTTCTAAATTTTACAACGCCGTATGTACAGAAGCCTTTAGCTATAATAGTTCAAGAAAATAGAAATAATATTAAAAATATTGATGACTTAAATGGCAAAATTGTAACTATAAATAAAGGTTCATATTTACATGAATGGTTAAAAAAAAATTATCCTAAAATAAAATTTCTCTTAACAACTTCAAATTATCAATCACTTGAAAAAGTGTCAGTTTCTCAAGCAGATGCTTATATAGGAAATATAGCAGTAACGACATATATTATGAAAGAGAACCATCTTTTAAATTTAAAAATTGTTAATAATGTACCAAATATGGATAGTAAAGCCTCTATTGCGATTGACAAAAAAAATAAAATCTTATTTTCAATAATGGAGAAAACACTTAAAAATATAACATTTAAAGAACGAAAAAAAATTACTAAGAAATGGTTTGATACATCTCAAAATAAAACAAAAGAAAGAATCAAATTTACTGCTGATGAAAAAAAATACATGAAAAATCATCCTATGATAAGGGTAGGTGTAGCTCCAGACTGGCCTCCTTTTAATTTTATAGATAATAATGGTAAATATGCTGGTATTGCAAATGATTATTTAACCTTAATTACTAAAAAAACAGGATTAAAGTTTGAATTTATTGTAGATGAATGGAATAATAATTTAGAAAAAATAAAAAATAAAAAAATTGACTTACTTGATGCACTTTTTAAAGATGATAAACGCCAAAAATATATGAAATTTTCAAAATCATATCTTGAAGTATTAGACTATTTTTATATTCGTGATGATTTAAATATAACTACATTAGAAGACTTAAATGGAAAAAGAGTGGCAATTCCTAAGGGTTATGCACATGCAGATGCTATAAGAAAAGAGTTTCCAAAGATAAAGATAATAACTGTCGCTAGTTTTTCCGAATCAGTAGATGCAGTATTAGAAAATCGTGCGGATATGCTTTTTGACACACAAATTGCACTATCTTATAAGTTAGAACAAGATGGTATTCGTAATATAATACCTTTTAAGTCATATAGAAAACATGGTTTAATGCAGATACATATGTCATCTTATAAGGGAAATGATATTCTTATTTCAATTATGAATAAAGGACTTGATTCAATTACTAAAGAAGAAAAAAATGCTATTTATAATAGGTGGGTTTCTACTCAAAGTAGTAATGATATAAAGATAGCTAGCCCTTTAGTATTAAGTGAAGAAGAACAACTTTGGATTAAAGAACACCCATTTGTTTCATATAGTGAAGTAAATTGGGAACCGATGTCAATTATTCAAAATAATACAATGACAGGTATTATGAAAGAGTATCTAAATAAAATTACCGCATCAACAGGAATTAAATTTAGATATAGAAAAACTTCATCTTGGTCTGAAGTCGTTGATATGTTTAAAACTGGTGAAATTGATATTATTCCTGGAGTAGGTGAGAGTGATTTTGTATCCAAACTAGGATTGACTTCTGATATTTATGCCAATTTCCCGTTTGTTTTAGTCACTAAAAATAGTAAATCATTTATAAGCGATATAAGTGAGCTTGAGGGTAAAAGTATTGCTGCTCCAAAATATTGGACAAGTTATAACTATTTAAAGGAACAAAAACCAAATATAAAAGTTGTTGCTACAAAAGATATTTTTGAAGCATTGGATATGGTAAAAGATGGTAAAGTCGATGCTTTTTTAGGGCATAAGGCTATTGGTATGCACTATGTTGGAAAATACTATGTAAGTAACTTGCATATTGCAGGAAAAGTAAATTATGATTTTAATCACAAAATGCTACTTCAAAAAAATGATAAAATTTTACTAAGTATAGTAAATAAAGTTTTTCAATCAATGAGTGAAACAGAGCATCTTGATATTAAAAATAAATGGCTACAAATTGAGGTAATAGAGGCAAAAGATTATGTTTTGCTTTACCAAATTGCGATTCTATTATTGCTCGGGATAATAGGGACATTTTATTGGAATAGAAAACTATCAAATGAGATAAAAGAGCGTAAAAGTATTGAAGCAGAATTAGAACTTAAAAATAAAAGATTAAATAAAATACTTAAAATTAATGATAAACAGCAAGAAGAACTTTTAAAAGCAAAAGAATCGGCAGAACTTGCAAATAAATCAAAGTCAGAATTTTTGGCTAATATGAGTCATGAAATAAGAACTCCAATGAATGCGATTATGGGTTTTTCTGAGCTTTTGAGTGAACAAATAAGTGAGCCTCGACTTAAAACATATACAAAAATTATACAAAAAGCAAGCAACTCACTTCTTACTCTTATTAATGATATATTGGACCTTTCAAAAATAGAAGCAGGAAAGTTGGAGATAAATAAAAGTGCAACAGATGTTTACTCTTTATCTGATGAGATAAGCTCAATATTTTCAATTTCAATACAGAAGAAAAATTTAGATTTTTTTATTGATATAGATAAAAGTATACCAGAGAGTCTTTTACTTGACGAAGTAAGAGTTAGGCAAATATTGCTAAATATAATAGGGAATGCCGTTAAGTTTACAGAGGAAGGATTTGTGAAGTTTAGTGTTAAATCTTACAACCATAATGATAGTCTTAGTAAGGTAGATTTAGAATTTACAATAGAAGATAGCGGAGTTGGAATTCCACCTGAACAATTGGATAAAATTTTTGGAGAGTTTGAGCAAACTGATGGGCAGGACTCTCGTAAATACGGGGGAACAGGTTTAGGACTCAGTATTTCTAAAAGGTTATGCAGTATGATGAATGGAGATATGTCTGTGAAGAGTATACTTGGAAATGGGAGTACCTTTCGCATAAGTTTTCATAGCATTGATATAGCTTCGGTTATTAAGGATAAAGAGAGAAAAAAGAAAAGTTCTCAAGATAAAAAAGAGATAATTTTCAAAAAAGCAAAAATTTTGGTAGTTGATGATGTTGAAGATAATCGTGAACTAATAAAAAGAAATTTTGAAGATACGAAGATAGAGATTATAACAGCAAATGATGGATTAGAAGCTATAAAGATGTATAAGTTGACTCAACCAGATTTGATACTTATGGATATAAGAATGCCAAATATGGATGGATATGAAGCATCTAATGAGATTAAAAAACTATCTAATATTCCAATAATTGCACTTACTGCATCTGTAATGCAAGATGAATATGAAAGAAGTAAACGAGAAAATTTTGATAGTTTTTTAAGAAAACCTATTTTAAAATATAATCTATATAAAGAACTTAGCTTATTTTTAGACCATGTAAAAGAAGAACCAATAACACAAGATATACATTTAGAGCTTAGCAGTAAGACTGTTGCTAATATAGATAATATACTAAATATTATTGAAACTGATATTAGAGTTTTAAGGGATAAGGCAAAAGAGAGTAATAATGTTTCTGATATGAAAGAGTTAGCTGAAAAAACTAAAGAACTAGCATTAAGATATGAAATAGATATTTTAGATCTTTATTCATCGCAATTATTTAGAGCGATAGATTCGTTTGATATTCTTAAGCTAGAGGAGTTGTTAACAGATTTTGATGCTGTTGCTAAAAAGCTTTCTGCATAA